In a genomic window of Gammaproteobacteria bacterium:
- a CDS encoding alpha/beta hydrolase, which translates to MTNSVTERRYAVPGGIEVVADVGGDPSKPAVILLHGGGQTRHSWGGAMDELLARGYHVINLDARGHGDSGWSPDADYSLDAMSADLLAVIATLPAPPALVGASMGGMTLLHAAGSSDATIASALVLVDVVPRVDPVGAQKITSFMSGRLDGFASLEEASEAVAAYNPHRPRPKDPSGLMKNLRWRDGRLHWHWDPKFVNRTQPVEPPLMAEVLLADAERVRQPTLLVRGMQSDIVSEAGVAEFREHIPGLEVFDVAGAGHMVAGDRNDAFNVGVLGFLQRHHPAG; encoded by the coding sequence ATGACGAACTCAGTAACAGAACGCCGATACGCCGTGCCAGGCGGCATCGAGGTTGTGGCAGACGTCGGCGGTGATCCATCGAAGCCGGCCGTGATTCTCCTGCATGGCGGTGGTCAGACACGCCATTCCTGGGGCGGCGCGATGGACGAGCTGCTGGCGCGCGGCTATCACGTAATCAATCTGGATGCGCGTGGGCACGGTGACAGCGGCTGGTCACCGGATGCCGACTATTCGCTGGATGCGATGAGCGCCGACCTGCTCGCGGTCATCGCCACGCTGCCGGCGCCTCCGGCCTTGGTGGGTGCTTCCATGGGGGGCATGACGCTACTGCACGCCGCCGGAAGTAGTGACGCGACGATCGCCAGCGCCCTGGTGCTGGTCGACGTGGTACCGCGCGTCGATCCGGTCGGCGCCCAAAAGATCACCAGCTTCATGAGTGGGCGGCTGGACGGTTTCGCCTCGCTCGAAGAGGCCTCCGAGGCCGTGGCGGCCTACAACCCCCACCGGCCGCGCCCCAAGGACCCGTCAGGCCTGATGAAGAATCTGCGCTGGCGCGACGGGCGCCTGCATTGGCACTGGGACCCGAAGTTCGTGAACCGAACGCAGCCCGTGGAGCCGCCGTTGATGGCGGAGGTGTTGCTGGCCGATGCGGAGCGCGTTCGCCAGCCGACCTTGCTGGTGCGCGGCATGCAAAGCGACATCGTGTCCGAAGCCGGCGTCGCCGAATTCCGAGAGCATATTCCGGGGCTCGAAGTCTTCGACGTGGCGGGCGCCGGTCACATGGTCGCCGGTGATCGCAACGACGCATTCAACGTCGGCGTGCTCGGTTTTCTGCAGCGACATCATCCGGCGGGATAA
- a CDS encoding 2Fe-2S iron-sulfur cluster binding domain-containing protein, whose amino-acid sequence MPKIHFVEFNGTEHVVDAEAGKSVMQVAVDNMVPGIVGDCGGCCSCATCHGYVDPSWADKLPPKSDDEEMMLEGALNVEPNSRLTCQLNVSDEVDGLIVRLPESQY is encoded by the coding sequence ATGCCCAAGATTCATTTTGTCGAGTTCAACGGTACCGAACACGTGGTCGACGCCGAGGCCGGGAAGTCGGTGATGCAGGTGGCGGTCGACAACATGGTGCCGGGCATCGTCGGCGATTGTGGCGGCTGCTGTTCCTGCGCGACCTGCCATGGCTACGTCGACCCGAGCTGGGCAGACAAGCTGCCACCAAAGTCGGACGATGAGGAGATGATGCTGGAAGGCGCCCTCAATGTTGAGCCGAACAGCCGGTTGACCTGTCAGCTCAACGTCAGCGACGAGGTCGACGGCTTGATCGTGCGCTTGCCCGAAAGCCAGTACTGA
- a CDS encoding PAS domain S-box protein produces the protein MAASTSEMTESTSITGFLRSRLAKIAGLCLLLLAVIGMSLAATSERKRSLHEYEATLRSTVDGLATQLENTIEFRRRSVRFLGDVPPIQGIVRASKNNGQDSQEQSSLQLWQQRLSQIFSAFLATNPEVYQVRYIGIADGGRELVRVERVDGPIRVTPTAELQKKGGRDYFMEAIRQPPGETYVSQITLNREHEKVEVPHRPTARIAVPVYEDGGPVFGIVVINVDVEYALQSFAKAAPPNSAIYVTNAAGGYFVHPQPGRAFGFEFGSPYRWQNEFRSTQSDHGPEGQGDIVPMQTDKSRVWTVTRTVSPQTDNRSRDIIFHAVVPDRLIQQHMLIAVAKTAGFMIAVGAVGSVLIFLYWVGVQRQFQARRERLRLAAIVDNSHDAIIGLDPFGTVSNWNQAAERLFGYSQYEATGRPIQSLIAPDEAPISETRELMRIIEGGSATRFETRRRHKDGHLIDVAATLSPIRGDQNNILGVAAILRDISDQKAAQAEILQLNANLESQVRERTAELEATSALQRAILVNAGYAIFAMDAAGTITLFNPAAESMLGYRENDVVGRRSALLFHDANEIAQRLEKVGDGVPPENGFELVVARAREEPAVESEWTYVRRDGSTLPVRLHISSLRDEQHKLVGYLGIAIDQTEFREREQALNEARAAAESANQAKSQFLANMSHEIRTPMNAVLGMLQLLRRTPLDFTQQDYSAKAESAAQTLLGILNDILDISKIEANKLTLDPHPFQLDDLLREVGVILSANVGQKEVEILFDIDPKIPNGLVGDALRLQQILLNLAGNAVKFTTEGEVVLSASLLRTTATGLDLEFRIRDTGIGMTEDQVGRIFDSFEQAESSVARRFGGTGLGLAITQKLVNMMGGTVNVESQAGVGSIFQFQISLAPAPDEAPAAPATVRKACNLHKLRVLIVDDNSSAREILAAIAESFGWTADTAKDGVEALAILEAMTAGKDNYDVIFIDWRMPNMDGWTLSERINERRAGAAGPPLIIMATAYGRDALAQRLGHERAALDGMLVKPITASMLFDAVADASAGLGRVWQETGQGVSSTHRLQGMHILLAEDNATNQQVARELLGSEGAVVTVANNGLECIEVLRRVDATIDVVLMDIQMPELDGYGATRRIREELALDRLPIIAMTANALPSDRADCLAAGMNDHVGKPFHIDDLVSVLRFHWRGPADAAAQAPQSSESAPDTGTSGFDFKRALERLGGRRDLFVRESRAFVEQQAETPSRLRALVQSGNGVGAAQILHALKGVAATLGAQRLAALAASLEASINQHHGLSGLASTFGELEDALNEARQALRTQADALAPPDHPAAMSQPTSRAVSASELDTLMKLLAENNMRAISAAQALESGILAIAPEPGRRLGEAMASLDFAGALEACRDIQQKLDQ, from the coding sequence ATGGCAGCCAGTACAAGCGAAATGACAGAGTCCACCAGCATCACCGGCTTTCTCAGGAGCCGGCTCGCAAAAATTGCGGGGCTCTGCCTCCTGTTGCTGGCCGTCATCGGAATGAGCTTGGCCGCCACCAGCGAACGCAAGCGCTCGCTGCACGAATACGAAGCCACGCTGCGCAGCACGGTCGACGGCCTCGCTACACAGCTTGAAAACACCATCGAGTTCAGACGCAGGAGCGTCCGTTTCCTGGGTGACGTGCCGCCGATCCAGGGCATCGTCCGCGCCAGCAAGAACAACGGACAGGATTCGCAGGAACAAAGCTCGCTCCAGCTTTGGCAACAGCGACTGAGCCAGATCTTCTCAGCCTTTCTGGCGACCAACCCGGAGGTCTATCAGGTGCGCTACATCGGCATCGCCGACGGCGGGCGGGAGCTGGTGAGGGTCGAGCGGGTCGATGGCCCGATCAGGGTCACGCCGACGGCCGAACTGCAAAAGAAGGGCGGACGCGACTATTTCATGGAGGCGATCCGCCAGCCCCCCGGCGAAACCTACGTGTCACAGATCACCCTCAATCGCGAGCACGAAAAGGTCGAAGTGCCTCACCGCCCCACCGCCCGCATCGCAGTGCCGGTATACGAGGACGGCGGGCCGGTGTTCGGGATCGTGGTGATCAACGTCGACGTTGAATACGCGCTTCAGAGCTTCGCCAAGGCGGCGCCGCCGAACAGCGCGATCTACGTCACCAATGCCGCTGGCGGTTACTTTGTACATCCGCAGCCTGGACGCGCGTTCGGCTTCGAGTTTGGTTCGCCATACCGCTGGCAGAACGAGTTTCGCAGCACGCAGTCGGACCACGGACCCGAAGGTCAAGGCGACATCGTTCCCATGCAGACCGACAAGTCCAGGGTCTGGACGGTGACCCGAACCGTATCACCGCAGACGGACAACCGAAGCCGCGACATCATTTTTCACGCCGTTGTACCCGACCGCCTTATTCAGCAGCATATGCTGATTGCAGTCGCCAAGACCGCCGGGTTCATGATCGCGGTGGGCGCCGTCGGTAGCGTGCTGATCTTTCTCTACTGGGTGGGCGTTCAGCGGCAATTTCAGGCCCGCCGTGAACGCCTGCGGCTGGCTGCCATAGTCGACAACTCGCACGACGCCATCATCGGACTCGATCCGTTCGGAACAGTGTCCAACTGGAATCAAGCCGCCGAACGACTGTTCGGCTACTCGCAGTACGAGGCCACCGGCCGCCCCATTCAGTCCCTGATCGCGCCCGACGAGGCTCCGATCTCGGAGACCAGGGAACTGATGCGCATCATCGAGGGAGGCAGCGCCACGCGCTTCGAAACCCGGCGCCGACACAAGGACGGACACCTGATCGACGTTGCGGCTACGCTGTCACCGATTCGCGGAGACCAGAACAATATCCTGGGCGTCGCGGCGATACTGCGGGACATCAGCGACCAGAAAGCCGCGCAGGCGGAAATCCTGCAGCTCAATGCCAATCTGGAATCGCAGGTGCGAGAGCGCACCGCCGAACTGGAGGCCACATCGGCTCTGCAGCGGGCAATTCTGGTCAACGCGGGTTATGCCATCTTCGCGATGGATGCCGCCGGCACAATCACTCTGTTCAATCCCGCCGCCGAATCGATGTTGGGCTACCGGGAGAATGACGTGGTCGGCCGGCGATCCGCGCTGCTGTTTCATGATGCCAACGAAATCGCACAACGGCTGGAAAAAGTCGGCGACGGTGTCCCCCCTGAGAACGGGTTCGAACTGGTCGTGGCCAGGGCGCGTGAGGAACCCGCGGTCGAAAGCGAATGGACCTACGTGCGCAGGGACGGCTCCACGCTTCCGGTACGCCTGCACATCAGCTCCCTGCGTGACGAGCAACACAAGCTGGTTGGCTACCTCGGTATCGCCATCGACCAGACCGAATTCCGCGAGCGCGAGCAGGCGCTGAATGAGGCTCGCGCCGCGGCCGAATCGGCCAATCAGGCGAAAAGCCAGTTCCTGGCCAACATGAGCCACGAAATCCGGACACCGATGAACGCGGTGCTGGGCATGCTGCAGCTGCTGCGCCGCACTCCGCTGGACTTCACCCAGCAAGACTATTCGGCCAAGGCCGAATCCGCAGCGCAAACGCTGTTGGGCATCCTCAATGACATCCTCGACATTTCGAAGATCGAGGCCAACAAGCTCACCCTGGACCCACACCCATTCCAGCTGGACGACTTGCTGCGCGAAGTCGGGGTGATCCTGTCCGCCAATGTCGGCCAGAAGGAAGTCGAAATCCTGTTCGATATTGATCCGAAGATCCCCAACGGGCTGGTCGGCGATGCCTTGCGGCTGCAGCAGATCCTGCTCAATCTGGCGGGCAACGCGGTCAAGTTCACCACCGAGGGCGAGGTGGTCCTGAGCGCATCGCTGCTACGGACAACGGCGACGGGTCTCGACCTGGAATTCCGCATCCGCGACACCGGCATCGGCATGACCGAAGACCAGGTCGGGCGCATCTTCGACAGTTTCGAACAGGCCGAAAGCTCGGTCGCGCGGCGCTTCGGCGGCACCGGACTGGGTCTGGCGATCACCCAGAAGCTGGTGAACATGATGGGCGGGACGGTCAATGTCGAAAGCCAGGCCGGTGTCGGCAGCATCTTCCAGTTTCAGATCAGCCTGGCGCCGGCCCCGGACGAAGCACCGGCCGCTCCGGCCACCGTTCGGAAGGCGTGCAACCTGCACAAGCTGCGCGTGTTGATCGTCGACGACAACAGCAGCGCGCGCGAGATTCTCGCCGCCATCGCCGAATCCTTCGGTTGGACCGCCGATACCGCCAAGGATGGCGTTGAAGCCTTGGCTATCCTCGAAGCCATGACCGCCGGCAAGGACAACTACGACGTCATCTTCATCGACTGGCGCATGCCGAACATGGACGGCTGGACGCTCAGCGAGCGGATCAATGAGCGCCGCGCCGGTGCGGCCGGTCCCCCATTGATCATCATGGCGACGGCCTATGGCCGCGACGCCTTGGCACAGCGCCTGGGCCACGAACGCGCAGCGCTGGACGGAATGCTCGTCAAACCGATTACGGCATCAATGCTGTTTGACGCCGTCGCGGACGCAAGCGCGGGCCTGGGACGCGTCTGGCAGGAGACTGGACAGGGCGTATCCAGTACACATCGGCTGCAGGGCATGCATATCCTGCTGGCCGAAGACAATGCCACTAACCAGCAGGTCGCCCGCGAACTGCTGGGGTCGGAGGGCGCGGTCGTCACCGTGGCCAACAATGGCCTGGAATGCATCGAAGTGCTGCGTCGGGTGGACGCGACGATCGACGTGGTGCTGATGGATATCCAGATGCCCGAACTCGACGGCTATGGCGCAACGCGACGCATCCGCGAGGAACTGGCGCTGGACCGCTTGCCGATCATCGCGATGACCGCCAATGCCCTGCCCTCCGACCGCGCGGACTGCCTTGCCGCCGGCATGAACGACCACGTCGGCAAACCGTTTCATATCGACGACCTGGTTTCGGTACTGCGATTTCATTGGCGCGGGCCCGCCGACGCCGCGGCACAAGCGCCGCAATCTTCGGAAAGCGCTCCCGACACCGGCACCAGCGGCTTCGATTTCAAACGAGCCCTTGAGCGCCTCGGTGGACGACGCGATCTGTTCGTGCGTGAGAGCCGGGCATTCGTCGAGCAACAAGCCGAAACGCCCTCACGACTGCGGGCCCTCGTTCAATCGGGGAATGGCGTCGGTGCCGCCCAGATCCTGCATGCGCTCAAGGGTGTGGCGGCAACACTGGGCGCTCAGCGCTTGGCCGCGCTCGCCGCCTCGCTGGAGGCCAGCATCAATCAACACCATGGTCTATCAGGCCTTGCATCAACATTCGGCGAGCTGGAGGATGCC